Proteins from one Mercurialis annua linkage group LG7, ddMerAnnu1.2, whole genome shotgun sequence genomic window:
- the LOC126657457 gene encoding FRIGIDA-like protein 3 isoform X2: protein MANSEDGVENINPSSLIEQLGSTLRQLEARKDGSEERVQWTEIEHHFHNLNATLKTKFEELEAREKEYMEKEAETHAMLTVREALVAAKEQDFYDRVQELKDAAVAVIAEARANHQPIMLDSVDGGDNKDSKVSSSLGDTNSAEEYSPFKMGESVAVDVKPCPELTQFCERMDVKGLLNFTIENQKILYALRDELSVALESVNDPARLVLDSLEGYYPPVETTQPMDKKDAALQGMRKSCIMFMEAMSALLARTDPGADHLLNPEIKQQAKAIADEWKPKLASAGTDAPNGNSLEADSFLQLLSTFRIASEFDEEELCKLVLVVARHRQAPELCRSLGLTHKMPGVIQSLVNSGKQIEAVRFIHAFQLTETFPLVPLLKTYLEDFRRNSQGKSGNSSGAIGQEDVDAQELATLRAVIRCVKDFELEADYPLDPLHRRVSQLARSKYDKKRGGGFNRQQQQSKKPRASGGASRGFRGFRACASNAPAGGGRQAPPPPFAERTPYTGIPERYLHAAQNVYDHQIPTQSPYGHQPTTEQRMYHYPQDYRNPAGSYDASTSSYSNYMGPDAYTRQLRYLSSIGAVRVEDR, encoded by the exons ATGGCCAATTCTGAGGATGGTGTGGAAAACATTAATCCATCCTCATTAATCGAACAACTCGGAAGTACTTTACGTCAGCTGGAAGCGCGCAAGGATGGTTCCGAAGAGCGGGTTCAGTGGACGGAAATCGAACACCATTTCCACAACCTCAATGCTACATTGAAGACAAAATTTGAGGAGTTGGAAGCTAGAGAGAAGGAATACATGGAGAAAGAAGCTGAAACTCATGCAATGCTCACAGTCAGAGAGGCGCTTGTTGCTGCTAAAGAGCAGGATTTTTACGATCGAGTACAGGAACTAAAAGATGCTGCTGTTGCTGTCATTGCAGAAGCACGAGCCAATCATCAGCCGATTATGTTGGACTCCGTTGATGGTGGCGACAACAAAGACAGCAAGGTAAGCAGCTCTCTTGGTGATACAAATTCCGCTGAGGAGTACTCTCCTTTTAAAATGGGTGAAAGTGTGGCTGTTGATGTTAAGCCATGCCCAGAGCTGACGCAATTTTGCGAGCGTATGGATGTAAAAGGGCTATTGAATTTTACTATTGAGAATCAAAAAATTCTGTACGCCCTTCGTGATGAACTTTCTGTTGCATTAGAAAGTGTGAATGACCCAGCCCGTTTAGTGCTGGATTCGCTGGAGGGATATTATCCTCCTGTTGAAACTACCCAACCAATGGATAAAAAGGATGCTGCCCTTCAGGGCATGCGTAAATCCTGTATAATGTTTATGGAAGCCATGTCTGCCTTATTGGCAAGAACTGACCCTGGTGCTGACCACCTTTTAAACCCTGAAATAAAGCAGCAAGCCAAGGCAATTGCTGATGAGTGGAAGCCTAAGTTGGCTAGTGCAGGCACTGATGCTCCCAATGGAAATTCATTGGAAGCTGATTCATTCTTGCAGCTTCTCTCAACTTTTAGAATTGCTTCGGAGTTTGATGAAGAAGAACTCTGCAAGCTTGTACTTGTAGTTGCTCGCCACAGGCAGGCACCTGAGCTCTGCCGTTCTCTTGGTTTAACACACAAAATGCCAG GTGTTATCCAGTCATTGGTTAACAGtgggaaacaaatcgaagctgTACGCTTTATACATGCCTTCCAGCTTACTGAAACCTTTCCCCTTGTGCCCCTACTAAAAACATACCTGGAGGATTTTAGGAGAAATTCTCAAGGAAAGAGCGGGAATTCCAGCGGTGCTATCGGTCAG GAAGATGTGGATGCGCAAGAACTCGCAACCTTGAGGGCTGTTATCAGGTGTGTCAAAGATTTCGAGCTTGAAGCTGACTATCCGCTCGATCCACTTCATAGAAGGGTTTCTCAATTAGCAAGGTCGAAGTATGATAAGAAGAGGGGTGGAGGTTTCAACAGACAGCAACAACAATCAAAGAAACCACGAGCTAGTGGAGGAGCTAGCAGAGGATTTCGTGGATTCCGTGCATGTGCTTCCAATGCACCTGCTGGTGGTGGGCGGCAAGCACCACCACCGCCTTTTGCTGAGAGAACACCATACACAGGAATTCCAGAGAGATATCTTCATGCGGCTCAAAATGTTTATGATCATCAAATTCCTACACAGTCCCCTTATGGCCACCAGCCAACGACGGAGCAAAGAATGTACCATTATCCTCAAGACTACCGAAATCCGGCTGGATCATACGATGCATCTACATCTAGTTACAGCAATTATATGGGCCCAG ATGCCTATACCCGACAGCTACGTTACCTTTCGTCTATTGGAGCTGTTAGAGTTGAAGACCGGTAG
- the LOC126656677 gene encoding F-box protein SKIP23-like gives MEEPEIPCEDPNSIDWATLPANVLDIILENIVSLFDYIRFGSVCKSWLSVADHHKKSRINNYCFRKQLPLLLVPTKDGSEQFRSLYNAADTTRKMHDFQLHIPINKRCCGSSHGWLSFVEKDLSITLFNPFTQAFIRLPIFDDQFPEGYDIECELNIQMHPYDVFKLILSADPTLYPDDFTVVIINSSYLKIDYLKFGDEKWKKIEYPHRAFCMDIIWHKGLVYAVNLLSDSSRYYTEIVCFNVDSPQLKVVLTADKIQTNRKGRKYFELQNYIVESSNGNLMIVQRFMEEDEEVECSYLTKNFKVFKLVQSVDDEQKPQVAGCRLHSPSM, from the exons ATGGAGGAACCTGAAATCCCGTGTGAAGATCCCAATTCTATAGACTGGGCGACGCTCCCGGCGAACGTATTGGATATCATATTAGAAAATATAGTTTCGTTATTTGATTACATTCGATTCGGAAGTGTATGCAAATCATGGCTATCCGTGGCCGATCATCACAAAAAATCCCGAATCAACAATTACTGCTTCCGTAAACAACTTCCGCTGCTTCTTGTTCCGACCAAAGATGGCAGCGAACAATTTCGTAGCTTATACAATGCTGCCGACACTACAAGAAAAATGCATGACTTTCAGTTGCATATTCCTATAAACAAACGATGTTGCGGTTCTTCACACGGTTGGCTTTCTTTCGTAGAAAAAGATTTGTCAATCACACTATTTAATCCTTTTACGCAAGCTTTTATTCGTCTCCCGATCTTTGATGATCAATTCCCCGAAGGGTACGATATTGAGTGCGAGTTGAATATTCAAATGCATCCGTATGATGTCTTTAAGTTAATATTATCTGCGGATCCTACTTTATATCCCGATGATTTTACAGTTGTGATTATAAATAGTTCATACctaaaaatagattatttgaaATTTGGTGATGAAAAGTGGAAGAAAATAGAATATCCGCATCGAGCATTTTGCATGGACATAATCTGGCACAAAGGTCTAGTTTATGCCGTTAATCTTTTATCGGATTCATCTAGATACTACACCGAAATTGTATGTTTTAACGTCGATTCTCCTCAGCTTAAGGTGGTTTTAACCGCGgataaaattcaaacaaatagAAAAGGAAGAAAATATTTCGAGTTACAAAATTATATTGTTGAATCGTCCAACGGAAATTTGATGATAGTTCAAAGATTTATGGAAGAGGATGAAGAGGTTGAATGTTCATACCTAACAAAGAATTTCAAGGTTTTTAAACTCGTACAATCCGTAGATGATGAACAGAAACCGCAA GTTGCAGGTTGCAGGTTGCATTCACCATCAATGTAA
- the LOC126657457 gene encoding FRIGIDA-like protein 3 isoform X1 has protein sequence MANSEDGVENINPSSLIEQLGSTLRQLEARKDGSEERVQWTEIEHHFHNLNATLKTKFEELEAREKEYMEKEAETHAMLTVREALVAAKEQDFYDRVQELKDAAVAVIAEARANHQPIMLDSVDGGDNKDSKVSSSLGDTNSAEEYSPFKMGESVAVDVKPCPELTQFCERMDVKGLLNFTIENQKILYALRDELSVALESVNDPARLVLDSLEGYYPPVETTQPMDKKDAALQGMRKSCIMFMEAMSALLARTDPGADHLLNPEIKQQAKAIADEWKPKLASAGTDAPNGNSLEADSFLQLLSTFRIASEFDEEELCKLVLVVARHRQAPELCRSLGLTHKMPGVIQSLVNSGKQIEAVRFIHAFQLTETFPLVPLLKTYLEDFRRNSQGKSGNSSGAIGQEDVDAQELATLRAVIRCVKDFELEADYPLDPLHRRVSQLARSKYDKKRGGGFNRQQQQSKKPRASGGASRGFRGFRACASNAPAGGGRQAPPPPFAERTPYTGIPERYLHAAQNVYDHQIPTQSPYGHQPTTEQRMYHYPQDYRNPAGSYDASTSSYSNYMGPGDAYTRQLRYLSSIGAVRVEDR, from the exons ATGGCCAATTCTGAGGATGGTGTGGAAAACATTAATCCATCCTCATTAATCGAACAACTCGGAAGTACTTTACGTCAGCTGGAAGCGCGCAAGGATGGTTCCGAAGAGCGGGTTCAGTGGACGGAAATCGAACACCATTTCCACAACCTCAATGCTACATTGAAGACAAAATTTGAGGAGTTGGAAGCTAGAGAGAAGGAATACATGGAGAAAGAAGCTGAAACTCATGCAATGCTCACAGTCAGAGAGGCGCTTGTTGCTGCTAAAGAGCAGGATTTTTACGATCGAGTACAGGAACTAAAAGATGCTGCTGTTGCTGTCATTGCAGAAGCACGAGCCAATCATCAGCCGATTATGTTGGACTCCGTTGATGGTGGCGACAACAAAGACAGCAAGGTAAGCAGCTCTCTTGGTGATACAAATTCCGCTGAGGAGTACTCTCCTTTTAAAATGGGTGAAAGTGTGGCTGTTGATGTTAAGCCATGCCCAGAGCTGACGCAATTTTGCGAGCGTATGGATGTAAAAGGGCTATTGAATTTTACTATTGAGAATCAAAAAATTCTGTACGCCCTTCGTGATGAACTTTCTGTTGCATTAGAAAGTGTGAATGACCCAGCCCGTTTAGTGCTGGATTCGCTGGAGGGATATTATCCTCCTGTTGAAACTACCCAACCAATGGATAAAAAGGATGCTGCCCTTCAGGGCATGCGTAAATCCTGTATAATGTTTATGGAAGCCATGTCTGCCTTATTGGCAAGAACTGACCCTGGTGCTGACCACCTTTTAAACCCTGAAATAAAGCAGCAAGCCAAGGCAATTGCTGATGAGTGGAAGCCTAAGTTGGCTAGTGCAGGCACTGATGCTCCCAATGGAAATTCATTGGAAGCTGATTCATTCTTGCAGCTTCTCTCAACTTTTAGAATTGCTTCGGAGTTTGATGAAGAAGAACTCTGCAAGCTTGTACTTGTAGTTGCTCGCCACAGGCAGGCACCTGAGCTCTGCCGTTCTCTTGGTTTAACACACAAAATGCCAG GTGTTATCCAGTCATTGGTTAACAGtgggaaacaaatcgaagctgTACGCTTTATACATGCCTTCCAGCTTACTGAAACCTTTCCCCTTGTGCCCCTACTAAAAACATACCTGGAGGATTTTAGGAGAAATTCTCAAGGAAAGAGCGGGAATTCCAGCGGTGCTATCGGTCAG GAAGATGTGGATGCGCAAGAACTCGCAACCTTGAGGGCTGTTATCAGGTGTGTCAAAGATTTCGAGCTTGAAGCTGACTATCCGCTCGATCCACTTCATAGAAGGGTTTCTCAATTAGCAAGGTCGAAGTATGATAAGAAGAGGGGTGGAGGTTTCAACAGACAGCAACAACAATCAAAGAAACCACGAGCTAGTGGAGGAGCTAGCAGAGGATTTCGTGGATTCCGTGCATGTGCTTCCAATGCACCTGCTGGTGGTGGGCGGCAAGCACCACCACCGCCTTTTGCTGAGAGAACACCATACACAGGAATTCCAGAGAGATATCTTCATGCGGCTCAAAATGTTTATGATCATCAAATTCCTACACAGTCCCCTTATGGCCACCAGCCAACGACGGAGCAAAGAATGTACCATTATCCTCAAGACTACCGAAATCCGGCTGGATCATACGATGCATCTACATCTAGTTACAGCAATTATATGGGCCCAG GAGATGCCTATACCCGACAGCTACGTTACCTTTCGTCTATTGGAGCTGTTAGAGTTGAAGACCGGTAG